Proteins from a single region of Bombus vancouverensis nearcticus chromosome 5, iyBomVanc1_principal, whole genome shotgun sequence:
- the san gene encoding putative N-acetyltransferase san isoform X2: protein MTRSKIELGDVTPHNIKQLKLLNQVVFPVSYNEKFYKDVLEAGELAKLAYYNDIVVGAVCCRVDTSENSRRLYIMTLGCLYPYRRLGIGTVMVQHVLNYVYKDGNFDSIFLHVQISNEGAIDFYKKFGFEIVETKEHYYKRIEPADAHVLQKTLRPKTNQTNNQQSNQ, encoded by the exons ATGACTAG aTCAAAAATAGAGTTAGGAGATGTAACACCACATAATATAAAACAGCTCAAACTTCTTAACCAAGTGGTGTTTCCAGTCTCGtacaatgaaaaattttataaagatGTGTTAGAAGCAGGAGAGCTAGCAAAGCTTGCATATTACAATGATATAGTG gTTGGTGCAGTTTGTTGTCGAGTAGATACCTCTGAAAATTCTAGGCGTCTGTATATTATGACATTAGGATGTCTCTATCCTTATAGAAGATTAGGAATAGGTACTGTAATGGTACAACATGTTTTAAATTATGTTTACAAAGATGGAAACTTTGATTCAATCTTTCT TCATGTTCAGATAAGTAATGAAGGGGCCATTgacttttataaaaaatttggtTTTGAAATAGTAGAAACAAAGGAACATTATTACAAACGAATAGAACCTGCAGATGCTCATGTATTACAAAAAACTTTACGTCCTAAAACaaatcaaacaaataatcaacaAAGTAATCAATAA
- the LOC117158518 gene encoding mitochondrial pyruvate carrier 2, translating to MPPPKKNSAYQRLMIRISCLLPAKLRPVFLHPAGPTTVFFWAPTFKWGLVLAGLGDMKRPPNTISLTQTASLMITGAIWSRYSLIITPKNYNLFSVNAFTCLTGMYNFIRALLYKIEQEKAEEKDSE from the exons ATGCCTCCACCGAAGAAGAACAGTGCTTATCAACGGTTAATGATACGAATATCTTGCCTCCTTCCAGCAAAACTTCGTCCTGTTTTTTTACATCCTGCAG gaCCGACTACTGTATTCTTTTGGGCACCTACGTTTAAATGGGGTTTGGTGTTAGCAGGATTGGGTGACATGAAGCGACCTCCAAACACGATTTCTCTTACGCAAACTGCGAGTCTGATGATTACTGGTGCCATATGGTCCAG GTATTCACTGATCATCACACCAAAGAACTATAATTTGTTCAGTGTGAACGCGTTTACGTGTTTAACGggaatgtataattttatacgaGCTCTGCTTTACAAAATAGAACAAGAGAAGGCTGAGGAAAAGGATTCAGAATAG
- the LOC117158517 gene encoding peptidylprolyl isomerase domain and WD repeat-containing protein 1, with protein sequence MTLVTRSVESVVINVNLKRSLLFIIVSFSFYFFIIMSNNKREHSGSDNEEDWVGPLPSEAVSRKKQKVLEYEQVYIDNLPCCECYEKSYMHRDVITHIVVTKSNFVITGSFDGHVKFWKKQEELVEFVKHFRAHMMAIQSMAASCNGIHACTVSLDKTIKIFDVINFDMINMIKLHFVPLCCEWIYSPGDAISAVAVSAQESNKIYIYDGQGTNTPLHVFKKLHIEPVVVMKYNSAFETCISADKAGIVEYWTGPKMEYRYPKCVKFKTKLDTDLFDFAKNKTYPCGLAVSPDGKKFASLSGDRKVRVFNFRTGKLYRIFDETLQRFSELQQMTQQLPNMEFGRRMAVERELDKTETNLGNIVFDESGYIILYSTMLGVKVVNLYTNRCIRIMGKPENIRPMQLALFQGKARKTTAAVTVEMEAAENPTLEMNRPDPTLFCTAYKKNRFYMFTRREPEDTKSQECDRDVFNERPSKEDIISSTEATNVQKIYDTAIIHTALGDIHLNLFGKDVPRTVENFCVHSKNGYYNGHIFHRVIKGFMIQTGDPTGTGTGGESIWGGEFEDEFRPHLKHDRPYTLSMANAGPNTNGSQFFITLTPTPWLDNKHSVFGRVVKGMEVVQNISQVKTNPKTDKPYDDIRIVSVTVK encoded by the exons ATGACACTAGTGACACGCAGTGTCGAAAGCGTAGTAATAAACGTCAATTTGAAGCGTagtttattgtttattatagTAAGTTTTTCGTTTtacttttttataataatgtCTAATAATAAAAGAGAACATAGTGGAAGCGATAATGAGGAAGATTGGGTTGGACCATTACCTTCAGAAGCTGTATCTCGAAAGAAACAGAAAG TTCTTGAATATGAACAAGTATACATAGATAATTTACCATGTTGCGAATGTTACGAAAAATCTTATATGCACAGAGATGTAATCACTCATATTGTGGTAACAAA ATCAAATTTTGTGATAACGGGTAGTTTCGATGGACATGTTAAATTTTGGAAAAAACAAGAGGAGTTAGTAGAATTCGTAAAGCATTTTCGCGCGCATATGATGGCTATACAGTCTATGGCTGCTAGCTGTAATGGTATTCACGCATGCACTGTAAGCTTAGATAAAACAATAAAGATATTTGATGTTATAAATTTTG ACATGATTAATATGATAAAGCTGCATTTTGTTCCACTTTGCTGTGAATGGATATATTCTCCTGGTGATGCAATATCTGCTGTAGCAGTTTCTGCTCAGgaatcaaataaaatttatatttatgatgGACAAGGGACCAATACGCCATTACATGTTTTTAAGAAATTACATATTGAACCTGTGGTTGTAatgaaa TACAATTCTGCATTTGAAACGTGCATCTCTGCAGACAAAGCCGGTATTGTAGAATATTGGACAGGACCTAAAATGGAGTACAGGTATCCCAAGTGCGTTAAGTTTAAAACCAAGTTGGATACAGATTTGTTTGATTTTGCAAAAAATAAAACTTATCCATGTGGGCTAGCAGTATCACCAGATGGTAAAAAATTTGCTTCTCTCAGTGGAGATAGAAAAGTTAGGGTCTTCAATTTTCGTACTGGGAAATTGTATAGAATATTTGATGAAACGTTACAAAGGTTTTCTGAATTACAACAAATGACACAACAATTACCAAATATGGAATTTGGACGAAG AATGGCGGTAGAAAGAGAACTGGATAAAACAGAAACGAACTTAGGAAATATTGTTTTTGATGAGTCaggttatataattttatatagcaCAATGTTAGGTGTAAAAGTTGTAAATTTGTACACAAATCGATGTATTAGGATTATGGGGAAACCTGAAAATATTCGTCCTATGCAATTAGCTTTATTTCAG gGGAAAGCCAGGAAGACTACAGCTGCTGTGACTGTAGAAATGGAGGCTGCAGAAAATCCAACATTGGAAATGAATCGTCCTGATCCAACACTCTTTTGTACAGcttataaaaaaaatagattttatATGTTTACAAGGAGAGAACCAGAGGATACCAAAAGTCAAGAATGTGATAgagatgtcttcaatgaaagaccATCGAAAGAAGATATTATTTCCTCTACAGAAGCTACCAACGTACAAAAGATCTATGATACAGCAATTATCCATACAGCTCTTGGAGATATTCACTTGAATCTTTTTGGAAAAGATGTTCCGAGAACAGTGGAAAATTTCTGTGTTCATTCGAAAAATGGTTATTACAATGGACATATATTCCATAGAGTAATTAAGGGATTTATGATTCAAACTGGTGATCCTACTGGAACTGGTACTGGCGGAGAAAGTATATGGGGAGGAGAGTTTGAAGACGAATTTAGACCACATTTAAAACATGACAGACCGTACACTTTAAGTATGGCTAATGCTGGGCCGAACACAAACGGCAGCCAATTTTTCATTACTTTGACACCAACT CCTTGGTTGGATAATAAACACAGCGTATTCGGTAGAGTGGTGAAAGGAATGGAAGTTGTACAAAATATTAGTCAAGTAAAAACAAATCCGAAAACTGATAAACCTTATGATGATATTCGAATAGTTAgcgttactgtgaaataa
- the san gene encoding putative N-acetyltransferase san isoform X1 — MISMYISKIELGDVTPHNIKQLKLLNQVVFPVSYNEKFYKDVLEAGELAKLAYYNDIVVGAVCCRVDTSENSRRLYIMTLGCLYPYRRLGIGTVMVQHVLNYVYKDGNFDSIFLHVQISNEGAIDFYKKFGFEIVETKEHYYKRIEPADAHVLQKTLRPKTNQTNNQQSNQ, encoded by the exons ATGATATCaatgtacat aTCAAAAATAGAGTTAGGAGATGTAACACCACATAATATAAAACAGCTCAAACTTCTTAACCAAGTGGTGTTTCCAGTCTCGtacaatgaaaaattttataaagatGTGTTAGAAGCAGGAGAGCTAGCAAAGCTTGCATATTACAATGATATAGTG gTTGGTGCAGTTTGTTGTCGAGTAGATACCTCTGAAAATTCTAGGCGTCTGTATATTATGACATTAGGATGTCTCTATCCTTATAGAAGATTAGGAATAGGTACTGTAATGGTACAACATGTTTTAAATTATGTTTACAAAGATGGAAACTTTGATTCAATCTTTCT TCATGTTCAGATAAGTAATGAAGGGGCCATTgacttttataaaaaatttggtTTTGAAATAGTAGAAACAAAGGAACATTATTACAAACGAATAGAACCTGCAGATGCTCATGTATTACAAAAAACTTTACGTCCTAAAACaaatcaaacaaataatcaacaAAGTAATCAATAA
- the LOC117158479 gene encoding uncharacterized protein LOC117158479 codes for MSCRSISNRDYIFLKLFINASCSKCPSVPPPPTCSAVLPPRIEELCPVIPPQRPCCPPPRCPPTPCCPQPRPCPISASCCAPSPPSCSPSPPCCRIPIVPSPACFPPPMCAPLPSRPCVSPSPLPCYPISYC; via the exons atgAGTTGTCGTAGCATCAGT AACAGAGATTACATTTTTCTCAAACTTTTCATAAATGCCTCTTGCAGCAAGTGTCCTAGTGTACCACCTCCACCCACGTGTTCCGCTGTATTACCACCGAGAATCGAGGAGTTGTGTCCCGTTATTCCTCCTCAGAGACCCTGCTGTCCGCCTCCTCGTTGTCCACCAACCCCCTGTTGTCCACAACCACGACCTTGCCCTATATCAGCTTCTTGTTGCGCGCCATCACCACCCTCTTGTTCGCCATCACCTCCTTGTTGCCGGATACCTATAGTTCCCAGTCCTGCTTGTTTTCCACCACCAATGTGTGCTCCACTGCCATCGAGACCTTGCGTTTCACCTTCTCCACTGCCGTGCTATCCAA TTTCGTACTGTTGA